The following are encoded together in the Streptomyces sp. NBC_00358 genome:
- a CDS encoding fumarylacetoacetate hydrolase family protein — protein sequence MRIARFSIDGNVAFGAVEGDKPDELVLDIIKGIPFADFELSGTKVPLSKVRLLPPVLPNKVVAFGRNYAEHAKELGNEVPDAPFAFFKPSTSVIGSGDPIQYPSFSSELHHEAELAVVIGRMCREVPRERVKDVILGYTCANDVTARDVQKREKQWARAKGFDSSCPLGPWVETDLDPADLTIQCTVNGQQRQLGRTSEMIHSIEDLIVNITEAMTLLPGDVILTGTPAGVGPLNVGDEVAVTIEGIGTLTNKVIKRG from the coding sequence GTGCGCATCGCCAGATTCTCCATCGACGGCAACGTCGCTTTCGGCGCGGTCGAGGGCGACAAGCCGGACGAGCTCGTCCTCGACATCATCAAGGGCATCCCGTTCGCGGACTTCGAGCTCTCCGGTACGAAGGTCCCGCTGAGCAAGGTCCGGCTGCTGCCGCCGGTGCTCCCGAACAAGGTCGTGGCCTTCGGCCGCAACTACGCGGAGCACGCCAAGGAGCTCGGCAACGAGGTGCCCGACGCCCCGTTCGCCTTCTTCAAGCCGTCGACCTCGGTGATCGGTTCCGGCGACCCGATCCAGTACCCCTCGTTCTCCAGCGAGCTGCACCACGAGGCCGAGCTCGCCGTCGTCATCGGCCGCATGTGCCGCGAGGTCCCGCGCGAGCGCGTCAAGGACGTCATCCTCGGTTACACCTGCGCCAACGACGTCACCGCCCGCGATGTGCAGAAGCGCGAGAAGCAGTGGGCCCGCGCCAAGGGCTTCGACAGCTCCTGCCCGCTCGGCCCCTGGGTGGAGACGGACCTGGACCCCGCCGACCTCACGATCCAGTGCACGGTCAACGGGCAGCAGCGGCAGCTCGGCCGCACCAGCGAGATGATCCACTCCATCGAGGATCTGATCGTCAACATCACCGAGGCCATGACGCTGCTCCCCGGCGACGTGATCCTCACCGGCACCCCGGCTGGGGTCGGCCCCCTGAACGTCGGCGACGAGGTCGCCGTCACCATCGAAGGCATCGGCACTCTCACCAACAAGGTGATCAAGCGTGGCTAA
- the gltX gene encoding glutamate--tRNA ligase — protein MANATPRVRFCPSPTGNPHVGLVRTALFNWAFARHNEGTLVFRIEDTDAARDSEESYDQLLDSMRWLGFDWDEGPEIGGPHAPYRQSQRMDIYQDVARKLQDAGHAYHCYCSTEELDTRRDAARAAGRPSGYDGHCRDLSAEQKAAYEAEGRKPIVRFRMPDEAITFDDLVRGEITYLPENVPDYGIVRANGAPLYTLVNPVDDALMEITHVLRGEDLLSSTPRQIALYKALTELGIAKETPAFGHLPYVMGEGNKKLSKRDPESSLNLYRERGFLPEGLLNYLSLLGWSLAADRDIFSIDEMVAAFDVTDVNPNPARFDLKKCEAINADHIRLLDVKDFTERCAPWLRAPFAPWAPEDFDEAKWQAIAPHAQSRMKVLSEITDNVDFLFLPEPAVDEASWTKAMKEGSDALLRTAREKLDAADWSSPESLKEAVLAAGEEHGLKLGKAQAPVRVAVTGRTVGLPLFESLEVLGKEKTLARVDAALERLAA, from the coding sequence GTGGCTAACGCGACCCCCCGCGTACGTTTCTGTCCGTCCCCGACCGGCAACCCCCACGTGGGCCTGGTCCGCACCGCCCTGTTCAACTGGGCGTTCGCCCGGCACAACGAAGGCACCCTGGTCTTCCGCATCGAGGACACCGACGCGGCCCGTGACTCCGAGGAGTCCTACGACCAACTGCTCGACTCGATGCGCTGGCTGGGCTTCGACTGGGACGAGGGCCCCGAGATCGGCGGCCCGCACGCGCCGTACCGCCAGTCGCAGCGCATGGACATCTACCAGGATGTCGCCCGCAAGCTCCAGGACGCGGGCCACGCGTACCACTGCTACTGCTCGACCGAGGAGCTGGACACCCGCCGCGACGCGGCCCGTGCCGCCGGCAGGCCCTCCGGCTACGACGGCCACTGCCGCGACCTCTCCGCCGAGCAGAAGGCCGCCTACGAGGCCGAGGGCCGCAAGCCCATCGTCCGCTTCCGGATGCCCGACGAGGCGATCACCTTCGACGACCTGGTCCGCGGCGAGATCACGTACCTCCCGGAGAACGTCCCGGACTACGGCATCGTCCGGGCGAACGGCGCCCCGCTGTACACGCTGGTCAACCCCGTCGACGACGCGCTGATGGAGATCACCCACGTCCTGCGCGGCGAGGACCTGCTCTCCTCCACCCCCCGGCAGATCGCCCTCTACAAGGCGCTGACCGAGCTGGGCATCGCCAAGGAGACCCCCGCCTTCGGCCACCTCCCGTACGTGATGGGCGAGGGCAACAAGAAGCTCTCCAAGCGCGACCCGGAGTCCTCGCTCAACCTCTACCGGGAGCGCGGGTTCCTTCCCGAGGGCCTGCTGAACTACCTCTCCCTGCTCGGCTGGTCGCTCGCTGCGGACCGCGACATCTTCTCCATCGACGAGATGGTCGCCGCGTTCGACGTCACGGACGTGAACCCGAACCCGGCCCGCTTCGACCTGAAGAAGTGCGAGGCGATCAACGCCGACCACATCCGCCTGCTCGATGTGAAGGACTTCACCGAGCGCTGCGCCCCCTGGCTGCGCGCCCCCTTCGCACCCTGGGCGCCGGAGGACTTCGACGAGGCGAAGTGGCAGGCGATCGCCCCGCACGCCCAGTCGCGCATGAAGGTCCTCTCCGAGATCACGGACAACGTCGACTTCCTGTTCCTGCCGGAGCCGGCCGTCGACGAGGCCTCCTGGACGAAGGCCATGAAGGAGGGCAGCGACGCCCTGCTCCGCACGGCCCGCGAGAAGCTGGACGCGGCCGACTGGTCCTCCCCGGAGTCCCTCAAGGAGGCCGTCCTGGCCGCCGGTGAGGAGCACGGCCTCAAGCTCGGCAA